One genomic region from Campylobacter concisus encodes:
- a CDS encoding DMT family transporter, with translation MQTKGFLWVLGGAVAECGWAYGLKHAQDVVGFALTAALVCVSFVSFMKAMKYLPVSVAYTVFVGFRAFFIVIAESVSEYTSSGQAPDPLRLFFIATLVAGVLGLKRLKS, from the coding sequence ATGCAAACTAAGGGCTTTTTGTGGGTGCTAGGCGGCGCGGTCGCCGAGTGCGGCTGGGCGTACGGACTAAAACACGCCCAAGATGTCGTAGGATTCGCGCTTACTGCCGCGTTAGTCTGCGTTAGCTTCGTATCGTTTATGAAGGCTATGAAATACCTGCCCGTTAGCGTCGCATATACCGTATTTGTGGGATTTAGAGCGTTTTTTATCGTGATTGCCGAAAGCGTTAGCGAATACACCTCAAGCGGCCAGGCGCCCGATCCCTTGCGGCTATTTTTCATAGCGACGCTAGTTGCCGGCGTACTGGGGCTAAAGAGGCTAAAATCTTGA
- a CDS encoding helix-turn-helix domain-containing protein: MSIRIMSQVWNMEIDDSTAKLTLMALADFSDDEGYCYPSYEVLAKKISKSKRTAIRAVEKLAELGFLKKEKRELKDGTSSANLYKILSENDRVTQTHPRVTNEKERVTSVTLPSDIDDTPRVTSVTPCSDKGVTPINITTNRTVSRTIKEPSINPLPPKGVSLPDFIDPNLWQKYLAYKKERREKLSTEGIEMKFSEWAKWASEGIDVNECLREAMRNEWQGVFKPKTQGGSGRNVPNNAATNPHGLNQGTLNTMRAFREFEAQLIASGQGHRVGGNYDDK; encoded by the coding sequence ATGAGCATAAGGATAATGAGCCAAGTTTGGAATATGGAGATCGATGATAGCACTGCAAAACTGACACTTATGGCTTTGGCTGACTTTTCAGATGATGAGGGCTATTGCTACCCTAGCTATGAAGTTTTAGCTAAAAAAATATCAAAATCAAAAAGAACAGCAATAAGAGCAGTTGAAAAGTTGGCTGAGCTTGGATTTTTAAAAAAAGAAAAAAGAGAATTAAAAGACGGAACAAGCAGTGCAAATCTATACAAAATTTTAAGTGAAAACGATAGGGTGACACAGACGCACCCTAGGGTGACAAACGAAAAAGAGAGGGTGACAAGCGTGACACTACCTAGTGACATAGATGACACCCCTAGGGTGACAAGCGTGACACCGTGTAGTGACAAGGGTGTCACCCCTATTAATATAACCACCAATAGAACCGTCAGTAGAACCATCAAAGAACCGTCAATTAACCCCCTACCCCCTAAGGGTGTTTCACTGCCTGACTTCATCGATCCAAACCTATGGCAAAAATATCTAGCCTACAAGAAAGAGCGACGAGAAAAACTAAGCACTGAGGGTATCGAGATGAAATTTAGCGAGTGGGCTAAGTGGGCGAGTGAGGGCATAGACGTAAACGAGTGCCTAAGAGAAGCAATGCGTAACGAGTGGCAAGGGGTATTTAAGCCCAAGACGCAAGGGGGTAGCGGGCGAAACGTGCCGAACAATGCCGCAACAAATCCACACGGACTAAATCAAGGCACGCTCAACACAATGCGAGCTTTTAGAGAATTTGAAGCCCAGCTAATAGCTAGCGGTCAAGGTCACAGAGTAGGAGGAAATTATGACGACAAATGA
- a CDS encoding helix-turn-helix transcriptional regulator codes for MEYKLNKPLLKKVLKEKKISYAKLAEILTKAGYEISESGIKFWFKDDKNKPEIEKAQAMCELLGIPTNDLILQDLFQIVPPDKEAGNRENNSDTVYVPFYKDGVVSAGRGAENDDFGEPELLPFNPNDLKIMFNVSPHAKLGIVPCFGNSMEPTIKESDLVVFCDDINQIEGAIYVCKYENEIFIKRIKKRPTLALISDNKDYEPIIIEEELNVEILGRVVGCYAINSKRI; via the coding sequence ATGGAATACAAACTCAATAAGCCACTATTAAAAAAAGTTCTAAAGGAAAAGAAAATATCTTATGCAAAATTAGCAGAGATACTTACAAAAGCCGGGTATGAAATATCAGAAAGCGGTATAAAATTTTGGTTTAAAGACGATAAAAACAAGCCCGAAATAGAAAAAGCACAAGCAATGTGCGAGCTATTAGGCATTCCAACAAATGACTTAATTTTACAAGACTTATTTCAGATCGTCCCACCAGATAAAGAAGCTGGAAATAGAGAAAACAATAGCGATACCGTCTATGTTCCGTTTTATAAAGACGGGGTGGTTTCTGCAGGTCGTGGTGCTGAAAACGACGATTTTGGTGAACCTGAATTGCTACCTTTTAACCCAAATGATTTAAAGATTATGTTTAATGTAAGCCCTCACGCAAAATTAGGTATTGTCCCTTGTTTTGGTAACTCAATGGAGCCGACTATTAAAGAAAGCGACTTGGTTGTTTTTTGCGATGATATAAACCAAATAGAGGGCGCTATTTATGTTTGCAAATATGAAAACGAAATATTTATAAAAAGAATAAAAAAACGTCCTACATTGGCGTTAATAAGTGACAATAAGGACTACGAGCCAATAATTATCGAGGAAGAGTTAAACGTCGAAATTTTAGGGCGTGTTGTTGGTTGTTATGCAATAAACTCTAAAAGGATATAG
- the pyrF gene encoding orotidine-5'-phosphate decarboxylase: MRLCVALDMASREENLALASELKGLDLWLKVGLRSYLRDGAKFIEELKGLGNFKIFLDLKLYDIPNTMADAAEVVSKIGVDMINVHASAGERAMKTVMDRLAGLGNRPLVLAVSALTSFSESEFDSVYNDTITRAVRKFSQMSFEAGLDGMVCSVFESKLIKDVTNEKFITLCPGVRPFGESAGDQKRVANLVSAKQEGSDFIVVGRPIYENTNPREICERILEQI; the protein is encoded by the coding sequence GTGAGGCTCTGCGTCGCACTTGATATGGCTAGTCGTGAAGAGAATTTAGCCCTTGCTAGCGAGCTAAAAGGGCTTGATCTTTGGCTAAAAGTGGGGCTTAGAAGCTATCTTAGGGATGGGGCAAAATTTATAGAAGAGCTAAAGGGACTTGGAAATTTTAAAATTTTCCTTGATCTAAAGCTCTATGACATACCAAATACGATGGCAGATGCAGCTGAAGTCGTCTCAAAAATCGGTGTAGATATGATAAATGTGCATGCTAGTGCTGGCGAGCGTGCCATGAAAACGGTGATGGATAGGCTAGCTGGGCTTGGAAACCGTCCTTTAGTACTCGCAGTGTCGGCACTTACTAGCTTTAGTGAGAGCGAGTTTGACTCTGTTTATAATGATACGATCACAAGAGCTGTTAGAAAATTTAGCCAGATGAGTTTTGAAGCAGGGCTTGATGGAATGGTCTGTTCTGTTTTTGAAAGCAAGCTCATTAAAGATGTAACAAATGAAAAATTTATCACTCTTTGCCCTGGTGTTAGGCCTTTTGGTGAGAGTGCTGGAGATCAAAAAAGAGTAGCAAACTTAGTGAGCGCAAAGCAAGAAGGTAGTGACTTTATAGTTGTTGGCAGGCCGATTTATGAAAATACAAATCCAAGAGAAATTTGCGAAAGAATTTTGGAGCAAATTTAA
- a CDS encoding thermonuclease family protein: protein MKVFIKNTIATLLLTLIPPTSALALIVKVVSVHDGDTITVLSGKEQTKVRLYGIDAPEKKQDYGQKSRQFLASLIAGQVVEVEPKGKDRYKRTLGIIHYKDQDINAQMVLNGYAWAYVKYSRMYVDQEKTAREKKLGLWQSSDPTPPWEWRKGR, encoded by the coding sequence ATGAAAGTATTTATAAAAAATACGATAGCAACTCTACTATTAACGTTAATACCGCCAACATCAGCTTTAGCTCTAATCGTTAAGGTCGTTTCCGTCCACGACGGCGACACTATCACTGTGCTAAGCGGCAAAGAGCAAACAAAGGTCAGACTATACGGCATTGACGCTCCAGAGAAAAAGCAAGACTACGGACAAAAATCAAGGCAATTTTTAGCCAGCCTGATCGCAGGACAAGTTGTAGAAGTAGAGCCAAAGGGCAAAGATAGATATAAACGCACGCTAGGTATTATCCACTACAAAGATCAGGATATAAACGCTCAAATGGTGCTAAATGGCTACGCTTGGGCTTATGTAAAATACTCGAGAATGTATGTAGATCAAGAAAAAACGGCTCGTGAGAAAAAACTAGGGCTTTGGCAGAGTAGCGATCCTACTCCGCCATGGGAGTGGAGAAAAGGGCGATAA
- the ssb gene encoding single-stranded DNA-binding protein, protein MFNKIVLVGHLTRDIELRYTTAGAAIGNSAIAVTRKYTLNGEKREETCFIDITFFGKQAEVSNQYLQKGSKLLVEGRLKFDQWQDSNGQNRSKHSVAVEVMEMLGDAKQNNQGYQQGGYSNQHPQQVAPKKPQQQKPPADDYDREIDIDAGKYDNDETIPF, encoded by the coding sequence ATGTTTAACAAAATAGTTTTAGTGGGTCATCTCACGCGCGACATTGAGCTCAGATATACGACTGCGGGCGCAGCCATAGGCAACAGCGCCATTGCTGTAACTAGAAAATACACACTAAACGGCGAAAAACGCGAGGAAACGTGCTTTATAGACATAACGTTTTTCGGCAAACAAGCGGAAGTAAGTAACCAATACCTACAAAAGGGAAGTAAGCTTTTAGTCGAGGGTCGATTAAAATTCGACCAATGGCAGGATAGCAACGGGCAAAACAGAAGTAAGCATAGTGTCGCTGTGGAAGTAATGGAAATGTTAGGCGACGCAAAACAAAACAATCAAGGCTATCAGCAAGGCGGCTATTCAAATCAGCACCCGCAGCAAGTAGCGCCTAAGAAACCGCAACAGCAAAAACCGCCTGCCGATGACTACGACCGCGAAATAGACATTGATGCCGGCAAATACGACAACGACGAAACAATACCGTTTTAG
- a CDS encoding recombinase RecT: MNQIQPREQQARALVGSKMNQISTIVGNDKAKASIFASAIANMANDYGLRNCSVESIVNTAMQIVQIGLHPNKLFGQAYVVPYKGVAQLQIGYKGLISLGYRNGWKFRAVSVYTCDRFKQNFGGIKDEIIFDPNYDERDETSASWVFANLKGVLVYAVDKQGAEFSEFVSKKKLEQLRTTSPNQNKEGLSGTWANWAEEMYKAKAIKHVASRLPINDSLAEALSLEDEPIRAEQNAPKTETKAAQNLNELLSSSEKPNSSIGAKTSQTEEAEYIEATTFEVEIDVNEDVLPLDALQSELMNRGASEVEAEKLLARVSPDEAKAYLADPNSIDALMENLRS; this comes from the coding sequence ATGAACCAAATACAACCAAGAGAGCAACAAGCGAGGGCGTTAGTGGGCTCAAAAATGAACCAAATCTCAACCATAGTTGGAAATGATAAGGCTAAGGCTTCAATTTTTGCTAGTGCTATCGCAAATATGGCAAATGATTATGGATTAAGAAATTGCAGCGTTGAAAGCATAGTAAATACCGCAATGCAAATAGTCCAAATCGGTTTGCACCCGAATAAACTATTCGGGCAAGCTTACGTCGTGCCGTATAAGGGCGTCGCGCAACTGCAAATAGGCTATAAAGGGCTTATATCGCTAGGCTATCGCAACGGCTGGAAATTTAGAGCTGTGAGCGTGTATACGTGCGATAGGTTTAAACAAAATTTCGGCGGCATCAAAGACGAGATAATTTTTGACCCAAATTATGACGAGCGCGACGAGACTAGCGCAAGCTGGGTGTTTGCCAATCTAAAGGGCGTTTTGGTATATGCAGTTGATAAGCAAGGCGCGGAGTTTAGCGAATTTGTAAGCAAAAAGAAGCTAGAGCAACTACGCACCACTAGCCCGAACCAAAACAAAGAGGGATTAAGCGGTACGTGGGCGAACTGGGCAGAGGAAATGTATAAGGCAAAGGCGATAAAGCACGTAGCTAGCCGTTTGCCGATAAACGACAGCCTAGCCGAAGCCCTAAGCCTAGAAGACGAACCGATAAGAGCCGAGCAAAACGCGCCTAAAACTGAAACAAAAGCAGCGCAAAACCTAAACGAGCTTTTGAGTAGTTCGGAAAAACCGAACAGCTCAATTGGTGCAAAAACTTCACAAACTGAGGAAGCCGAATACATCGAAGCTACAACGTTTGAAGTCGAAATCGACGTAAACGAGGACGTTTTGCCGCTTGACGCTTTGCAAAGCGAGCTGATGAATAGAGGCGCGAGCGAGGTCGAAGCCGAAAAGCTTTTAGCTAGAGTGTCGCCTGATGAAGCTAAGGCGTATCTAGCCGATCCGAATAGTATTGATGCATTAATGGAAAATTTAAGGAGCTAA
- a CDS encoding DMT family transporter — MTHVLALLAAGCCEVSGVFFLTKFQKSFGVKKAANFLILTANFALSLWLLGYAMQAMAMSVAYAIWTGIGAIGAVGVGVVFNGEKMSAQKAFYLSLITLSAVMLKII; from the coding sequence TTGACGCACGTTTTAGCCCTTTTGGCGGCCGGGTGCTGCGAGGTCTCGGGTGTATTTTTTCTAACCAAATTTCAAAAAAGCTTCGGCGTGAAAAAAGCGGCTAATTTTTTGATTTTAACCGCGAATTTTGCCCTTTCGCTTTGGCTTCTTGGCTACGCGATGCAAGCGATGGCGATGTCGGTGGCGTACGCGATCTGGACGGGTATCGGAGCGATCGGAGCCGTGGGCGTCGGAGTGGTTTTTAACGGCGAAAAAATGAGCGCGCAAAAGGCATTTTATCTATCGCTAATAACGCTAAGCGCGGTAATGTTAAAGATAATTTAA
- the ribH gene encoding 6,7-dimethyl-8-ribityllumazine synthase, whose amino-acid sequence MKIIEGNLALKGGEKVAIVGARFNHIITDRLVEGARDAFLRHGGDEANLSLILVPGAFEIPMALEKALASGKFDAVCCVGAVIRGSTPHFDYVSAETTKGIANVTLKYGKPVTFGVLMVDSIEQAIERAGSKAGNKGFEAMTGVIEMLSLYKNLEA is encoded by the coding sequence ATGAAAATAATCGAAGGAAATTTGGCTCTAAAAGGCGGCGAGAAGGTCGCCATAGTGGGCGCTAGGTTTAACCACATCATCACCGATAGGCTGGTGGAGGGCGCGAGGGACGCGTTTTTGCGTCACGGCGGCGACGAGGCGAATTTGAGCCTCATTTTGGTGCCGGGCGCGTTTGAGATACCGATGGCGCTTGAAAAGGCGCTAGCTAGCGGTAAATTTGACGCGGTTTGCTGCGTGGGAGCAGTTATCCGCGGCTCTACGCCTCATTTTGACTACGTAAGCGCCGAGACCACCAAGGGCATCGCAAACGTCACGCTAAAATACGGCAAGCCGGTGACCTTTGGCGTGCTAATGGTCGATAGCATCGAGCAGGCCATCGAGCGAGCGGGCTCAAAGGCCGGAAACAAGGGCTTTGAAGCGATGACGGGCGTGATCGAGATGCTAAGCTTATATAAAAATTTGGAGGCGTAA
- the kdsA gene encoding 3-deoxy-8-phosphooctulonate synthase, whose product MILIAGPCVIESKELVFEVAKRLVKFNENPKLDFYFKSSFDKANRTSISSFRGPGLEKGCEILAQVKKEFGFKILTDIHESYQAQPVGEVADVLQIPAFLCRQTDLLVAAAKTKAVVNIKKGQFLAASAMKHSVKKVLETRGVSGDGYEVAKANGVWLTERGSTFGYGNLVVDMRNLVMMREFAPVIFDATHSVQMPSALGEKSGGDARFVPYLARAAASVGVDGFFYETHINPCEALCDGPNMLNLDELDANIAQIFKIKDALGDAN is encoded by the coding sequence ATGATCTTAATCGCTGGACCTTGCGTGATAGAGAGCAAGGAGCTTGTTTTTGAAGTAGCAAAAAGGCTAGTTAAATTTAATGAAAATCCAAAGCTTGATTTTTACTTTAAGTCGAGCTTTGATAAGGCAAATCGCACCAGTATTAGCTCATTTCGCGGCCCTGGGCTAGAAAAAGGTTGTGAAATTTTAGCTCAGGTGAAAAAAGAATTTGGCTTTAAAATTTTAACCGATATCCACGAGAGTTATCAAGCTCAGCCAGTTGGCGAAGTGGCTGATGTGCTGCAGATCCCTGCATTTTTGTGCCGCCAAACCGACCTGCTTGTAGCGGCTGCAAAGACAAAAGCGGTCGTAAATATAAAAAAAGGGCAGTTTTTAGCGGCTTCAGCGATGAAGCACTCTGTTAAAAAGGTGCTTGAAACAAGAGGCGTGAGCGGCGATGGATACGAGGTCGCAAAGGCAAATGGCGTCTGGCTAACAGAGCGTGGAAGCACCTTTGGATATGGAAATTTAGTCGTTGATATGAGAAATTTGGTGATGATGAGAGAATTTGCGCCAGTCATTTTTGACGCGACCCACAGCGTGCAGATGCCAAGCGCACTTGGCGAAAAAAGCGGCGGTGACGCTAGGTTTGTGCCTTATCTTGCAAGAGCAGCAGCTAGCGTTGGGGTGGATGGATTTTTCTATGAGACGCACATAAACCCTTGCGAGGCGCTTTGCGACGGACCAAATATGCTAAATTTAGACGAGTTAGACGCAAATATCGCTCAAATTTTTAAGATAAAAGACGCCCTAGGCGATGCAAACTAA
- a CDS encoding DMT family transporter, protein MLKKFYISHLGIFYMLFACFMFAVTGAFAKYLSKDMPSIEVVFFRNLIGLFIVIYAIYRFPFKQAGGHFFLLMFRGFVGTVALFAFFYNVAHVNLATAFTFQKTNPIFTAILAAFIFKERLSSLGWFAVFLGFGGILLVIQPNLGISKTDIIGVWSGLGAAIAYTSVKELNKSYGTNVIVLSFMLWGSFLPLICMGLAEFFTYEPLDFLFSKFSMPSWYNVVFILLMGLSGYFFQSYMTKAFAVGKKAGVIAAVSYADVIFTLIIGYFMGDVLPNQTALLGILLVIVSGILVVKEK, encoded by the coding sequence ATGTTAAAAAAGTTTTATATTTCGCATCTTGGCATTTTTTATATGCTATTTGCTTGCTTTATGTTTGCCGTTACTGGCGCATTTGCAAAGTATCTTAGCAAAGATATGCCATCTATCGAAGTTGTATTTTTTAGAAATTTAATAGGCCTTTTTATCGTTATTTATGCCATTTATAGATTTCCATTTAAGCAAGCTGGTGGACACTTTTTTTTGCTAATGTTTCGTGGCTTTGTGGGCACAGTGGCACTTTTTGCTTTTTTTTATAATGTCGCTCATGTAAATTTGGCCACAGCTTTTACATTTCAAAAGACAAATCCAATCTTTACAGCCATCCTCGCAGCCTTTATTTTCAAAGAGCGTCTAAGCTCACTTGGCTGGTTTGCTGTATTTTTGGGATTTGGTGGAATTTTGCTTGTTATCCAGCCAAATTTAGGCATAAGCAAGACTGATATTATCGGCGTTTGGAGTGGCCTTGGTGCGGCGATCGCATACACGAGTGTTAAGGAGCTAAACAAGAGCTACGGTACAAATGTTATAGTGTTAAGTTTTATGCTTTGGGGCTCGTTTTTGCCACTTATTTGCATGGGTTTGGCAGAATTTTTCACCTACGAGCCACTTGATTTTTTGTTTTCAAAATTTAGCATGCCAAGCTGGTATAACGTTGTTTTTATCTTGCTAATGGGACTTAGTGGATATTTTTTTCAGTCGTACATGACAAAGGCGTTTGCGGTTGGTAAAAAGGCTGGAGTGATCGCTGCAGTTAGCTACGCAGACGTTATTTTTACACTTATAATTGGCTATTTTATGGGCGATGTATTGCCAAATCAAACGGCACTTTTAGGTATCTTGCTAGTAATAGTGAGTGGAATTTTAGTTGTGAAAGAAAAATAA
- a CDS encoding YopX family protein, whose product MREIRFRAWDKQEKKMVYDVEHAYDGYPIDTASSFGEMLDCPDFYDVMQYIGIRDVNSNRIYGKDIVRITTTQTEETRIGEVKYYDDNACYLVETTKEEYFTFMSEYIKSVEVIGNIYENKELLDE is encoded by the coding sequence ATGAGAGAAATTAGGTTTAGAGCATGGGATAAACAAGAAAAGAAAATGGTGTATGATGTAGAGCATGCCTATGATGGTTATCCTATTGATACGGCATCATCCTTTGGGGAAATGCTAGATTGTCCTGACTTTTACGATGTTATGCAATATATAGGCATTAGAGATGTCAATAGTAATAGAATATATGGGAAGGATATTGTAAGAATTACTACAACTCAAACAGAGGAAACACGCATAGGAGAAGTTAAATACTATGATGATAATGCTTGCTATCTAGTTGAAACTACTAAGGAAGAATATTTTACGTTTATGTCTGAATACATTAAAAGCGTTGAAGTCATAGGAAACATTTACGAGAATAAGGAGTTACTAGATGAGTAG
- a CDS encoding Panacea domain-containing protein, translating into MKAMDVARYILTKCNKEGQPISNLQLQKMLYYIQYEFLRETGEPLFEDDFEAWKFGPVVPTVYYEYSHMGAFRIGADYKDYDKILSDLLPNNIQRLNGIIEEKRDINAWQLVDSTHKKGKAWDIVFANGEGLGGTISKECIYENAF; encoded by the coding sequence ATGAAAGCAATGGATGTTGCAAGATATATATTGACTAAATGCAACAAAGAAGGACAGCCTATTAGCAATTTACAGCTTCAAAAAATGCTCTATTACATACAGTACGAGTTTTTAAGGGAAACAGGCGAGCCTCTTTTTGAAGACGATTTTGAGGCATGGAAATTTGGCCCTGTGGTCCCCACAGTATATTATGAATACTCCCATATGGGGGCATTTAGAATAGGAGCGGATTATAAAGACTACGATAAAATTTTAAGCGACCTTTTGCCTAATAATATCCAGCGACTTAATGGCATAATAGAAGAAAAAAGAGACATAAATGCTTGGCAACTTGTGGATAGCACCCATAAAAAAGGGAAAGCTTGGGATATTGTCTTTGCAAACGGGGAAGGGCTTGGCGGCACTATAAGCAAGGAATGCATTTATGAAAATGCTTTCTGA
- a CDS encoding tyrosine-type recombinase/integrase, producing MPKLSRQLTITQFKNLKAKERPYFVSDGDNLLIKIMPSGTKFFIYEFRENGKRHRLTLGKYDEMSLSEARDKRSELRLKLNQGESLTQIAEKTKFRAVFEAWYKTKSKLSEKQQFWIKRRFETLFLPKFGEINIKDISRKDIIAALAPLLGDDKQETIRKTLGTLNSFYKFALLHEYVEHNIISDIDKSALIGKQEVKHFAYLKNDNEIRAVLMAIKEYFGDLRVKACAIFQLYTAVRGQNARNAKWSQIDFENCVWHIPASEMKTAKPHDVFLSQSVITLLKTYRERLPLKSELIFPSVKSNIRPISDNTIRSMLRSLGFNNEMVTPHGFRATFSTIANENIDKHGCNSDVIELCLAHVESNKVKDAYNHAKNLKARARLIQWWSDYLDSLGGFA from the coding sequence ATGCCTAAGCTTTCACGCCAGTTAACGATTACGCAGTTTAAAAACCTAAAAGCCAAAGAGAGGCCATATTTTGTCAGCGATGGCGATAACCTTCTAATTAAAATAATGCCAAGCGGCACAAAGTTTTTTATATATGAGTTTAGAGAAAATGGCAAGCGTCACCGCTTAACGCTAGGTAAATATGATGAAATGAGCCTAAGCGAGGCGCGGGATAAAAGAAGCGAGCTAAGATTAAAACTCAATCAAGGCGAGAGCCTAACTCAAATAGCAGAAAAGACAAAATTTAGGGCAGTATTTGAAGCGTGGTATAAAACAAAAAGTAAGTTGAGTGAGAAGCAGCAGTTTTGGATAAAAAGGCGTTTTGAAACGTTATTTTTGCCTAAATTTGGCGAGATAAACATAAAAGATATTAGCAGGAAAGATATTATAGCCGCACTTGCACCACTTCTTGGCGATGACAAGCAAGAAACGATACGAAAAACGCTAGGGACACTAAATAGCTTTTATAAATTTGCTCTTTTGCACGAATATGTAGAGCATAACATTATCTCGGATATTGATAAAAGTGCGTTAATAGGTAAGCAAGAAGTTAAACATTTTGCATACTTAAAAAATGACAATGAAATAAGAGCCGTGTTAATGGCAATAAAAGAATATTTTGGGGATTTAAGAGTAAAAGCGTGTGCGATATTTCAACTATATACCGCAGTAAGAGGGCAAAATGCTAGAAATGCCAAATGGTCGCAGATAGATTTTGAAAATTGTGTTTGGCATATCCCAGCAAGTGAGATGAAAACAGCAAAGCCCCACGATGTATTTTTATCTCAGAGTGTAATCACCTTGTTAAAAACATATCGTGAGCGCCTACCATTAAAAAGTGAGTTAATTTTTCCGTCCGTAAAATCAAATATACGCCCTATTAGTGATAATACTATCCGCTCAATGCTTAGAAGTCTAGGCTTTAATAATGAAATGGTAACTCCACACGGTTTTAGAGCTACTTTTAGCACAATCGCTAATGAAAACATAGATAAACACGGCTGCAATAGTGATGTTATCGAGCTTTGCCTTGCCCACGTTGAGAGTAATAAAGTTAAAGATGCATACAACCACGCCAAGAACCTAAAAGCTAGGGCTAGGCTTATACAATGGTGGAGCGATTATTTAGATAGTTTGGGCGGATTTGCCTGA
- a CDS encoding PD-(D/E)XK nuclease-like domain-containing protein — protein MLTNKQYHARPEISKSDLDLLARSPLHLKMKNELKSEPSDTLILGSAVHKLVLEREDFLNEFKIVPGADKRTKEGKAIYEDFLKKLGEKAPIKWSTIKTALKIAKNVNSMHETAEFLKDGLAEQSYFSEINGVVVKCRPDFYNEKMGAVIDLKTTSDASATGFARSVASFNYHIQAAFYSDILRSLGKEVNYFLFIAVETKAPYFVGFYELDTAAIEQGRKAYLELLELYKYCKERDEWWGYAKKDGDKIEAVQTLSLPAWKFYEQIA, from the coding sequence ATGCTAACAAATAAACAATACCACGCACGCCCTGAAATATCAAAGAGTGACCTTGACCTACTAGCACGTAGCCCCTTGCATTTAAAAATGAAAAACGAGCTTAAAAGTGAACCTAGTGACACTTTAATTTTAGGCTCCGCCGTGCATAAGCTAGTGCTAGAAAGAGAAGACTTTTTAAACGAGTTTAAGATAGTTCCTGGAGCTGATAAACGCACCAAAGAGGGCAAAGCTATATATGAAGATTTTTTAAAAAAATTAGGCGAAAAAGCTCCAATAAAGTGGTCTACTATAAAAACAGCTTTAAAGATAGCAAAAAATGTTAATTCTATGCATGAAACAGCTGAATTTTTAAAAGACGGACTAGCCGAACAAAGCTATTTTAGCGAGATAAACGGCGTTGTGGTTAAATGTCGCCCTGATTTTTATAATGAGAAAATGGGAGCAGTGATCGATCTAAAAACAACTTCTGACGCTTCTGCTACTGGGTTTGCCAGATCGGTCGCTAGTTTTAATTACCACATACAAGCAGCGTTTTACAGCGATATTTTAAGAAGCTTAGGCAAAGAAGTAAATTACTTCTTGTTTATCGCCGTTGAAACGAAAGCCCCCTATTTTGTAGGTTTTTATGAGCTTGATACAGCAGCAATAGAGCAAGGACGGAAAGCATATCTTGAATTACTAGAGCTTTACAAATATTGCAAAGAACGTGACGAATGGTGGGGCTATGCAAAAAAAGACGGCGACAAGATAGAGGCGGTGCAAACTTTGAGCTTGCCAGCGTGGAAATTTTACGAACAGATAGCATAA
- the nusB gene encoding transcription antitermination factor NusB yields MATRHQVRQAVVSLLYSNEINPVTAAFEEEFLEEKKIRNERKSEAQQTFKEVLANKEKLDEILKPYLKDGDFSKVGATELAILRLGLYEMKFSQTDKAVIINEAIELAKELGSDQAPKFINGVLDKLKGDL; encoded by the coding sequence ATGGCGACTCGTCATCAGGTTAGGCAGGCCGTTGTTTCGCTGCTCTACTCAAATGAGATAAATCCGGTAACTGCTGCATTTGAAGAGGAATTTCTAGAAGAGAAAAAGATAAGAAACGAGCGAAAAAGTGAGGCGCAGCAGACTTTTAAAGAGGTGCTCGCAAATAAAGAAAAACTAGATGAAATTTTAAAGCCATATCTAAAAGACGGCGATTTTAGCAAAGTTGGTGCAACCGAACTAGCAATCCTTAGACTCGGACTTTATGAGATGAAATTTAGCCAAACGGATAAGGCTGTTATCATAAACGAAGCGATCGAGCTTGCGAAAGAACTTGGAAGTGATCAGGCACCAAAATTTATAAACGGTGTACTTGATAAGCTAAAGGGCGATCTGTGA